The genomic DNA CCAGTAGCCAAGACTACATTTTCTGCATAGATAGAGAAGGGCTCCTTATCACCTTGGACAGTTTTGACAAATCCATCCACCTGAAAGACCTCCATACCCTCCTCAGTGAAGTTCCAGAGGGAGTCGCTCTTCTGCAGATCTTCCTGCACGTGGTTGGAGATGCTCTCTGCACTCACTTTCCTCACAGAGGTTACAACAGTCCCACTTCTAAAGTTCTTCTGCAGCCCTTTCTTCATCACATAATGTTGGTAGTATTGAGCAATGTCTTCTGCTGTGGCTCTGTTGTTTCTGAGGCCTCTGTAATATATTGCAAGCAAAGGTCAAGCAGCAGTTAACTAAGAGCCTGGAATTTCTCCCCTCTTCCACTGAATGTATCCTAGAGCCATCTATCCTGGCAGTATCGGAGGACACTTATCTAGTTTCCCTGACTTCAGCAAAGTTTTTTCTGGTACATGGAGCTAGCAGTCAAATCTGCAAGCTGTTGGATAGAGGCAAATTACTAACATGAATCCCATTCCAAAAAGTCCCCATCTCTAAAAGCACAGTCACTCAATTGTGTCTTCCTCTCACGTGTTTCacttttattccattttaaacTCCTTTAAGGTTTCAACTGTTACTTATCAAGAGCAGAAGCACCTGAGAGACTGTGAAGCAGCTCAGATGATTATGCTTGTCATAAGGGACAGCAGTAGTAGTCACAGAAGTCAGAGAACCATGccttttgcaaatgttttcagacAACCTCATGGTCACACATCATGCCAGTGTGTGTTGAGGACACATGGCAACCAGCACTCCAGCTTTATCTGGAGTCACTTAATGCAGAATGGACTTTTGATGGGGAGAGTGACCTTTCTGTTAGCAGAATCACCCATGACAGATGGGCAGTTGCATTCGAGGAGTCCGCTCTAGGTTCCCAAATAACCTCTGGatgtttgaggggaaaaaataaacaggccATAGATATCTCACCTTTTCTTTTGCCTCAGCCAGTCTTTGAACTGGAGATCTGGGAGTCCCATCCATTCCCCTCTGCTCAGGGTAACCATAGAGCCCTCAATAGACTGGAACAAGAGAGTTAAACAGCTTTCAGTTATTTAATGTACAAAGTGAAATGTAACTCAAGTTTCAATAATCTCAGAACATGAGAAGCCAGTGATTTCATCTGATCCACTAGCATGGATGAAGCCATCCATGTTctccaaagagaaaaaactCTCATTCCCTCTTACCCCTTTTAAACTCATTTCCTTGTGCACATAAGAGTCAAACGTGGGTGACCAGCACATTGGAGCACCTTTTGACTCCCCAGTCAACACCTCTGGCTATCCTATAGCATGCAGACCTATAGCATGCAGACCTAAGCAGTTAGGCTTTGATTCACTTACATGCCAGGCACCTCCAGGAGGGTTTCTGCCAAGGACCAGGTGGGGAATGGCTCTGTCAGTCTCGTGCCACCAAGTGAGGACAGATTCTGCTGTTCCACCAAAGTCTGTGTCTGGACGCAGAAGAGTATCAAACAGAAGAGACACAGGGCTGTGGGATCGTCCCTCCAGACCTTCAGACAGATACTCCAAATCCTGAAGAGAGACAAATCACACGCTCAGAACAAGTgtcctggcaggcagcagactGCCTGTAACTGCAGCACTTCCAGTTAGTGCTTTCGGTGTTCTGTGAAGTTCATTTACTTGCGTGCAGCCTGTTACTGCCTGAGGACTACCTCGAGGATCTTAGCAATGCAGGCACTCCATACAAGGGAGATTTGGATAAATCttttaataatcttttaatACTTTGTTTAAGGCTTATTCTGTCTGCGTACTTTGAAATTTCTGCCTATGTACTTCAAAAACTCAAATGAGTTCATCACTTGTAATTTACCCCTAGGGTGCTTCACTATAATGATACACTGAAAGCTTCTgctaaaaaaagtattttctttacacAAACCTGGTCCAAAATGGAGACATGTGGAGCCTCTTCTAGTTTCTTCTGAAGAATAGGATGAGGATGAAGAGACTCTCTTTTGAAATAAGGGGTGTAGCCTGACAGCAAATACGAGAGACAGATTCCTGAAGGTCCATTCcctaaaaagacaaaatagagGAGATTTTTTAGTCCTGCAGACAGAGCAGCcctttaaaaagtgtttctaATATCCAGATCACATCAAAATCACTGCTATGTATACAGGATATTTTCTATTGTCAGAATACCAGTGACTGACCTACTGGATGCAGTTGGGGAAATCATTTTACCCTCGTGTCCCCTTTTACTCTTTAATTACATACATTTGCATTGCAAGGTTATGAATTTGCTTACACAAGCCACAGGCTAACCTCACCTGAAGGCTGAGGTCTCTGTCCTGCTGACAAATTGAGTTACTGCTCATCGACTTCTTTAAGGGTCTGCAAACTGGTCACATACTGACTGGGGGCCTCAGCTGTCCTGGATATACATTTCCCATCTGTGTAGAGTGGTTCACTGTGGACAGGATATACAGGATGTCCAGAAACAGTGACTaaaacagctctgctctgttcaGTGTGAAAAGCCGTATAATAAGGGATAGCTGGCAATAGTGATTTGACTGACAGATCTTGAGGACACTTGCAGATTGGAACCAGCTCTACCGTGGTATTGCAGGCAGTGTGTTAAGGAAGAAAAGTCTCTCTGCCATGCCAAGACAGCCTCTCAGAATACAGGACTTTGAACAGATTGCTGGAGAGCTGAACTCCTCTTGCCAGCCACCCGACAGACAGTGGAAAGACTTGATCTGTGCGACTCCAAAGCCCAGCAAGAGTAGCCTGTGGAAAGATTTCACATGGCCGTTCTCCAGTATGTTTAATAGTTTACAGTGTCTGCATAACTAGCCGTCAGCCTCtctggctcagctctgctgctcgcTATGTGACTAACCACCATTACATAATGCAGTGACGATGTTGGGGAGGAGAGCTGAAGTgacagagcagcctgcagcaggttGTGTTGACACAGTGCCCGTGCTGCGTGCATGAATCACTGGAGCAAAGGCCACTTGGGACATTTGAGATAGAAGGAGGCTCGGGCTGGAAAGCTAACAACGAGCTGAGCTATGTGAAGGGCAGCATGTGCCACAGCTGGGGACAAAGTCTGCTGTACTGAGTGAGGACCGGCAGCTGTGGGTCAGCATTCGGAAtattccactcacaggaaagtTTTCCAAAACCCAcggaaattaaacaaaaactaaGCTGCAGCTGTGGTAGAACATAACACTTTTGAACTTACTCCTTTGCTTTGGAATGTACGAGGAGGTTCCTGAACCGAGATTAAGCACTCAAGTGCACAACATTGAGCAATTGATgcagagaatttattttctgaacccCAGTTAAGTTTGACATGGATGGTCACAAGCAGAGCTGCTATTCCAGAAAGCAACTGCTTTTGTGAGCCtgccagtgcagcagcaggagcctaTGGGTTTCGCAGAGAGGGCTCTGGGGAAGCAGCTGGAACCTGTATGTAATGTCCAGCTGCAGTGAAatagctgtgctgcttcagtCCGACAGCCTCCCCGTCCTGCACATCTTCACACCAGTTCTTCAGAGGCTTTAGGGACATCTCCACACTGGGTCCCTGTTTAGCCACACTAGGGACCTCCCCTCTCACAAAGGACATAGTAAAGTTACTACATAACTTGCTTTCTAAACTGGTGAAAAGACACCATTCTATTCAATTCTGCATAAAGTCGATGTACCTGACTTATACATGCCAAGAGATTTctcatgcattaaaaaaaaaaatctaaaaaaaagtttacagaaACATTAACAGCATCTGGAGCACTTCCTAAGTAAATCAGGCACAACAAGAAAGATCACACTCATCCCCCAAATCAATCACTACAGAACATTAATCAACTTTCTGTGAAATGGTTATCTCAGTGGAATGGTTGCTAACCCCTCTAAACACCCAACAGAAAAACCAGACCCACTGAACTCATATCCAAAAGGCtaccttttccttttatttttttaaaaaagggtgTGCTTCAGGTTATTGAATATCTGGTTCCCTACTTCCTACCGTTCATTTTTGGTACTACAGGAAGTTTGACTGTCAGGCAAAGGAGGCAGAAATATTAGCCAGAAATTTCTGGTTTGAACGTCCAACACACGGAACAAAAGCTGAAGACAGCAAGCCCAAAGCAACAACAGCATCAGAGAACGCAGACAGGAGAAAACTTACCTATGATCACCACAGGAAGCGGCTTGAACCCAGTCTTTTTCTGATGCCTGTTCAATATTGAATACATCTTCCTGTTTGAAAGCATTTAGGCCCAGGAATCAAAcctgttaaaacaaagaagttCTGAAACATTCGCTTGACAAAACTACATTACTGTCTATAGCCCACAGAAGAGGGCTGATCCAAATTATTTCCTTGCACTGTACACCGTCACGTTATACTTCCACCCTCAGGACAGGCCTACTCTTCTTTTCACCCTTTTCCCTCCCTAGAAGCTGAAGGATGATTCCCTGATTATAtcacaggaaaaggaaagggcCCTTATCTTTCCCTACCACACGAGTTTCGGTCCCTTCAGAACAGCTGGCAACATCGGTAACCCTCTGACTACAGTAACTGACATGTTGCAGCTTGCCAAAAAAATTATCGTAAACCCATTTGtgagtgctttttattttttaaagtagcttGTGCATTTATTATGAGGGTAAGCAAATCTCACTCAAGACTTCTGCCCAAAGGCTGGAAATCTCTTGGCTGCATTTTCAAACGCGTGCTGCTCAATGGCTAGAGGGCTTTTGGAGAAGTGCTAATACAGTTCCTGAACCTGAGGATGCCCTCTTTATTTGTCTTCCAGAACACAGAGTTCTAAGTTTGAATAAGTAAATAGCAACaattctttaaacaaaatatgtaaCATTATCTTAGAGGCTAGGTTGTCATTAGAGAACCTACAAAACACCTGATTTTGTCATGCAAATATTCAATGAGTAGTGAATCAAAggtttgttgtggttttgttcttgatggttttcttctttgttgttgtttttgccaCTCCTGCAGGGATCCCACCATGTTAAATAACTACTTCAGTTTTCCAGGGAATTAAACTACACTGTCACCAGTCCATGGAAGTCAAAAGTTACTTCTACCACAGTAAAATGGAGATTTTCAAAATCCACCAGAAGCTTTTATGTTATTCTACTGAGAATACAGCCTTTAGAAATATTATTCTCAGCTGGGAAAGTTAAGTCAGAATCCACTGAATGGTACGACTTTGCTCAGCAGGGCATGCTCTCCACACCCTTCCTAAGCACAGCAAAATATTTGGCAAACGCACCGCACACTCCCATAAGGTCTGGCACATCACCGCCTCTGACACAAGCAGATGCCATCCTACGAGCGCAATGCTCCCCTTTAAGCCTGACATTTATATCCCCAGCAGTTACGTTAATGCCGTAAGACCCCAGTGATTGAATGAGCAGGCAGGACCACAGTTAAATTTAGGATTTGAAGAATTCCAGGAGGAGACTTCTGAGTGCATTCACCTGCAAGGATGTGACACCTCCTTTGTGCACCAAGACAAAGGGGCACTGGGCTAGACTGAGAACTACTTCAAACTGGGTTCATTTTAGTAGAGAGGCACATAATAAGGCCTACATGTGGAATTTAAAACTAGCAGCTTTGTCCAAAGTGTGTATTACAGTTTAATACCACCTACTAGTTGCCTACTACCACTTCACTAAATCTTTCTCATGTGTTTTGCGTGAACCACATAAAAGACATAATAGCCATGTCTTTAATTCAAGTCATTTCGGGCATCTAGCTTTAAGGAGAGTTGGAAATTTCATTTCCCAGGTTAGCTGTGACCCAAAGGTAGATGCACACACGCAGAAGACGAACTCTTCCATATGTTGCATCCATGTGGAGGCAGGCATCCACGCCTTAAGGCATACTTACCCCAACCCCAAtagcagcaggagcccagcctAACTGGCCAAGTATTTCCCCAGCCTTTTGGGTTAAGTTCTGCCATATGAGCCAAAACCTGCACTACCATCAGCAGATTGAGGTGTAAATCTGCCTGCAAATAGTTCCCCACCACAAAGCTCCAGAATTCAGCACTAGCACCCATGATGTCCTACGACATCAAAGGTACAGATCACTTACCAGTGCGACCAGTAAGGCACCCACTCAAACCAGCATAAATCACAGTACTTATCTTACTTTTCCATGGTAACAAATAATTCCCTCTCCACAGCTGCACTACATAAGAcaagtttttattaatttttcccaACAACTTTTATCTCTGTGAAACTACTGGGAACCtgaaagcaagaagaaagaTCTCTGGAAGGGCTGTTCCATGTCTCTGCTCCGtagcaggctgcagcagcatgcaCAGAAAGTTTACATGCACGCTGCAGGCAGCGGTAACCCAGCAACATCCGTGGGATTTTTGCTGGAAGCAAGGGCTGCGGAGCCAACCCAATCCTGCACAAGGAAACAGGTCCAGGAGAGCAAAGCCAATATGAGAGAGAACGAGCCTGTGAGCCTCTTCGTAAAACCTGGGCACAAGGTCATGCTGTTGCATGCCAGTGCTTTCCTGGGGGATCCCAAAGGGGACAAAAGAGGCACAAGGCAGTAGAAGTCAGTCTGGCAGCCTTGTTTGCAGTGCCGAAAGGTTGCCTTGGCTCCCGGCCACTGCTCCATGCCACCCTACCCCACCCTGATAGAGTACAAAGCCAGCAGCCTCAGGCTGAGCGATAActcccaccctcctcctccttctgtaCCTTTTGATGCATGAAAAGGGAGCATTCGCTGCAATTAAACTGAACAGTAATGGCTAGAGGAGCACAATTGTTACTCTGAGAAAATTCTTAGTTCTGTGCACATACATGACACTTTTTAGCCATGGTTTTACTCAAGATCTGGGTTCACAAAACCCCATTGTGACCATTTCAATGCTACATGCTTTGTTTCCCCAAGTTTTGACACCAGACAATTCTATCAACACAAGATTAACTGTCAGATGCTTCTGTTTATCCTAGCATGTCTCTATAAATGAAAAGCCCCATCCACATCCCAAAGCTGGCATTTCTATAATTTGTAATTAATTAATCCACTGCTTAGGAGAAAATGAACCAGATGCTAAACCTGTTAACAGCTGTTCCCATCCTGTAGGCTAGCTGTTTGACTTCAGGGGGCAAAACTGTGCTCAGAGTGTCACAGGCTTTTCAGTTTCAGGCCAAGTGTTCGCTTTCCCTGCCATTATAAGTACAAgtggattattttttcagttgcaGAATCAAGAGATCACATACACCTCAATCACCACACAGTTAATTCAGTGCAGCATATGACAGCCTGCTCTTGCAGAGACTACTGGAAAGTGTACAGAAGGCTGAAGTTCATTTCACATTCAGAGAGAGGTGGTTAACTAAATGCAACAAGAGAAAGCCTAGGATGGAACCCAAGACTCATCTCCTCATGCTTCTTTCATGTACGGCAGGCTGCTGGGCACTCACGTTTAGTCAGTTTAGTGACATTGATCACTGCTTTGGCTCCTGCTTTAGGTTTCCTACTTTAAATGGCTGAatctttcctcctcttcattTGAGAGCATGCTGCAAGCTCCACAATTCAACTCCTCACTGCTTCCAAAGCATTTCAGCAATGATGTGATGTTACATAATCATTCTGGCTTGGAAAAGCACCCAGCTCATCCTGGACCAGACTCCGCATACCTTCCTGACACAGCCTTAAGCCTGGAGGGACTATAACTCACAAAGCCGGTCAGTATGGCCCCTACTGGCTCCAGGCTGCACAATTGAAACAGGTTttaagcaagcagaaaaaaagcaaagacgAATTAACAAGGCAATGAAGCTAAATAATCTTTAGTAGAAGTAAAAGGCCAAGTTACATCAGTCATTTGCAAGCAGCTCTCCCTAGAACATCAGTGGGACTTTTGCTCAAGTAAGGACCACTAAGCAGGGCCTCTATAGTACATGGGGAGAGTTCAAAAGAGCAGTGCAGTCAGCACATAAATAATAGAAGAGACTGAAAGTGCTACTGTGACACTTGGGTTTAAACAAGAACAATGCTAATGTAGAAATGCAACAGTTTCCTTCAGCTTGATTTCTTCATCAACCCATCCACTTCATCAGCAACTATTTAAACTTAATTCATTAGtgcttttaagaaacagaaatcctAATAGTTTTTGAAGTTTACACTTTCCCAATAGCTTTTAAGTTGTTCACTTTCCCACAAGTTTCAGGAGTTTTTTTCCCACCACTTGTGCTATCACTCTCATATGCAAAGCCAGAGTACCCCATAAAAGCAATGTCTGTGGAAAAATTCAACTTTACGGTACATAAAAATTGTACCTCTTTCTACAAACACCCCTGTGATATTCTGAAAGCAATGTTACAATATGCAGGACAAACAGAACTCTCTGTATTCACTTATAGCCTTCTTACCTTTAGCAGCAGGTCTGATGAGAAGTGAGATCTTTGTGAAAATGCCTGTACAGCCAGGAAAGCCAACCAGACTCCAAGCCTTGAATACTGCCTCTGCTCTAAGACAGCTGCTTAAATATAGTAGGCTACCAGTACTAAATGAGAGGTGGAGCCGAAATGAATGGAGGCGGAGCAAGGAAAATACTTATAAGCATGAGTCAGCAGGAATAGTTCCCTTCCCGGCTTGTGAATGAATGATGCAGAGTAACTTTCCTTAGTGATGCTCAGCTGATTCCATGACCACAGGAAATGCAGGTTTATAGGAGCCATGTATGGTGGAAGCACTACAATGAACAAATGCACTCATTTTTAATCCTCAGGGCAAATGAAAATCTGACATTTCATAAAATGCAACACTTCCTATGGCAGAACTAGGTTTTTCCTTTAtagcaaaaaagaaagctgctAGAGTGGCAGCTCATGGAGGGAACAGGAGCGATAGGATACCACTGAGTGCTTGCTTTAGAACTggaaataaattgaaagaaCTTCTGTGATTACTTTCTACCCACTTTAGACAGTGTTTGGGGTTTTAGTTTCACCTTATCAACACAAAACAGTTAACACACCCGGGGACATGTATGAGACCCCTGAGAGCACTGGCAGAGCAGGGTGTCTCTGTAGAGATCCTGTCACCTGGAtggctgtgctcagcagtgTTAAGTCACCCAGAGCCACCAGGCACTGCTGTATTCAGTCACACCAACCAAAATCAAGGAGATTAAATGGCACAGTAAATTTCTTACTCAATTCCTtctactttttccatttttctctagTATTTAATGTCACAATGCATTTCCTGTATCAGACAAGTTTCTAAATAGCAGTTATTCTCCCTCCAAGGTTTTTAgtggaaataaaattacaacCAAGGTAACTTCATCAGCATCTCTGGGGAACCTGATCCTACATACTGCCAATCATCAACTTCCCACAGggttgttcattttttttttttttttttttttttttttttttttttttttttgtgctaacttctatgggaagaaaaaaagccagctgCTGACAGGACCAGGACAAGAAGAACTTGAACTGGACACACAAGAGGCCTTGCTGTAAATTGTGATCTGGTAAAAATCCAGCTGCAAATTACCATCTTGAAAGCAAAATAGAATTGCTTAAGTTCTTCTAgttcaaagaaaacaagtttagaGACTAGATCTTATTCTAAGGATTCCTATCCATCAGTGGCTCTTAAAATGAGGAGTCACTGCTTAGCTCTACACAGAATTAAAACTGTATCACCTTATAGaattcaaaattcatttcaCACTCAACACATATTGAGCTTAAGTATAAAGTGCTAAATAAGGACAGACATGCAAGAGTTGTTTATTCAACAGAAGAGTATCTCCTGTTCTTGGTCCTCCAACCATGACCTCTTCTATAACAGAAATCCCTAatcataacttttatttttcatgtaaatatgGGAATTAAATTGCCTTACTCCTAAGAAGTTTCTCCTATACCTTGTAGATATATTGGGCCTGAAAATATAGAGCTCAggtgtgtgtatattttttccttcagtgacaTATTCTTATAAGCCTGCAGTTTATAATAGTTATAATAGCAGTAAAATGGCTAAGAGCCTCCTGAGTAAAACTACAGCAAAGACTACAAAACCACAACATACTAGGATTTTCATCTGAGGCGTCGTAGTCAATTCAGTGGAATAATCAAGCTCGCTAAATTTGAAGTACAAATTAAACAAGTTTGTGCTGAAGTAGGTAGCTCACTTCAAGTAGTAAGTACTGTGTATCTTTATCTCTGAGACCATCTATTTTGAAGCTATGATCTCCAGGGAGCCAGGAGGACTGCTGGTACTCAGTTAAGAGGTACTTTCAACATATgatacaaaagaagaaaacagctctTGAGAAAATTCTACACTCTCAAGATCCACATCAAAGTAGGATAGAGTGCAATCTATTTTAATTACACCAgaatcacattttaaataaaactattgtttcatttaaattttaaccAAATGATCCCTCTAGAAATCCAAATCACTAAATCCATATGTCAAAATGAAGggggtttttatttgtttttaaggtttCTTTCAAGTTGTCTGGGCCTTTATCCAAGGTAATATTTTCACAGTGCACTTATGTAACTCATACTAATTTTTAGACATGAGCAAAGGCTTTCAGATGTATTACCTAGATATATGTTTGTTGGCTGGTAACAAACGTGATCAGTATCAgtcaagaaaaattaaacttcCAGAGAAATTAAGGCATTTGCTTGGTTAGGTGACTTAAAACTGTCCTGTTTGTAGGTTTTTCAAAAGCTATCTTTAATATAATGCAATATTGCACATCAAACATTTTAGAAGAAAGATGTTCTAGTCAACACTTGCTTATGGCATAGACACAATAGGAAACCATACGATGGCTTAGCAGGCTTTATCAACAGGAAAAACAGTGTACacatctgcagaaataaaaattgaccTCTATGTACAAGATGAGGTCCTCTCTTAATTTCCCACTAGGTTTAGGAAAATTAGAATTTCTTTAATATTACCACTGTGCAAGAAAGGCCAGGATGTCTTTCCAAAGCCACCAGTTCTACCTCATTGTTGCACACAATAGAGTTCTTCACAGGAATGTGTTCAAATATGACATTTCACTGTCCTTTCTTTG from Anas acuta chromosome 10, bAnaAcu1.1, whole genome shotgun sequence includes the following:
- the OSGIN1 gene encoding oxidative stress-induced growth inhibitor 1; translated protein: MLSNRKMYSILNRHQKKTGFKPLPVVIIGNGPSGICLSYLLSGYTPYFKRESLHPHPILQKKLEEAPHVSILDQDLEYLSEGLEGRSHSPVSLLFDTLLRPDTDFGGTAESVLTWWHETDRAIPHLVLGRNPPGGAWHSIEGSMVTLSRGEWMGLPDLQFKDWLRQKKRGLRNNRATAEDIAQYYQHYVMKKGLQKNFRSGTVVTSVRKVSAESISNHVQEDLQKSDSLWNFTEEGMEVFQVDGFVKTVQGDKEPFSIYAENVVLATGTYDSPTWLGVKGENLSYVHHQLSALEEAVKNNSIGITSDPVLIVGAGLTAADAILFAHHCNIPVIHVFRRRVSDPGLIFNQLPKMMYPEYHKVHQMMKEQSAACAGPYECYVSLPEHHVLSFGKDKKCIFQDKNGYQKAYKVSMALVLTGSNPNLSFLPNNGIDLAMDSDQPVNPKRNPIDVDPFTYECTQEKGLYALGPLAGDNFVRFVQGGALAAASSLLKKANKNPP